The stretch of DNA AATTTATCGAGTTTGAACAAACTATTTTCACAATATTCACGAACCATCAGCCATCTAGCTGGCGACTAGATGGCAGcgtggtttttttcaaattgaccTATTTCAAggctaaaggcgaatgaactgggaAATTCTAAAGCCTCTACAATTCAAACTATGATCATTATTCAAGTCACAGGCTCGTTGGCAGACAGCAGTCTTCCTCATTACTGATGTCTTTTTTCTCGATACAAATTATTTTACTCGATACAAACGGAACGTAGCTCTTCAGTTCCGTCGGTTCTCATTCCGTCTGGTGGAGAGAGCTTCTGTATTTTAACACTAAATCATTTTTGCATCTGTTCTGGAGTGTAAgtttaaatttcgaaaacggGAGCGTTACATTCGGGGTGCAAGAATTTGGGCTTTAATGCCTCTTTGCCGGGTGAAAGAAGTGGTATAACAATCTCTTTCGAAAGATATATATATAAGAAAGATGTAtatgagtgatgtttgttacttattcaCCCAACTTTTCCATTGCTGCAAAAACTGCAAACTgttgaaaacagaaaaatctataaatattggtgaaattacaaaaaatcacaaataaaaaatatgtttggaaTTCCATGGAAGTCAATATTGCTTAGCGATTGATACATGTCATCGGGTGTCCGTGAATGCATTATAGATATTGTTCTCGTCGTAAccaacctcagtttctattttacCTCTGTTTTGAATGAATGTGCAAACTTTTCACCTCATGatacattctcagaatatgaaCAAAATCAGCATATTGCTGAGCTTGCACTGACAGGCAGGACCAAAAATGAAGAGAGATATTAAATAGGACGTTTCGcgttggttttcataccgttatgtGGATATTgattgtgtatgattgaatcacacgaatgattttttggttttatgcgttatcaaaaagattggaaaactaaactagaCACTCGGCTTTGAGAAAGGTCATTTGGAAAGCCTCGTTGCCGCTGCCATCTGGTCGCTAGCATGATGTTATCAATTAATTTTTGTGAATTCGATCATTTTTCCGGGTTAAAAGCGGCGTCAAAGTACAGCGCTtttcaagccggatgtgaagaagatatttttcagcgaaAAGAGCTTCGTTCTTCGGTGGAATATTGAACGTGGAATTTTGTTCCGCAACAGGTCTGTCGAAACCGCCACCCCGACCCCCACCTAATCCAAGAAATACCGTAATTTTGtaaagagatactgaaaaactacttggatattcagtGAGTTCAGTATTTCAGTTTCGCTCTAGAAAACGAACAATCAACAATAAATATCAattctgagagtaaatttgtAAATCTGCTCAAATTGGCGTTTTTTTACTCCACGAGACGTTCGCGCCGCTCACCCAGTGAAAGCATTCAATTATCGGCTCAGTGCAACCAAATGTTTTAGTTTAGTTTCATTCTGGATTTCGTATAATGTTTGTTTCTTGTTGTTtataattccgtagtcctaAATGAATACTGGGGTCGTGTTTTGGACACCCCCTTACTTTTTTTGCGGTACGCGACACCACGACTAGCACGTGTTTGTGGCTCCTCTGGAAAAAAGGTTGAATACCACTGCCCTAATAGATAGATTTGTCTTTCTGAACTtcaatcaataaataaattatcattTCTAATTCCCCAAACATTTGAATGATCAAAACAAAATCGTATTTCACAATTTCACATTTTCTGCACAGAGGCCCTAAATCAATGCCCATAGGATACCAAGATAAAATGGTCAGTTTCCCAGACGGCGAAACATACAGGACACAAATCAAATGTGAATATATATACCGGTAGTATTATTAGAAACATAAGCATAAATTagaataaaacaaactgattacgCCCCACACCCATGCACAAATGTAAATTAGAATGGCGGTTGTAAATAGAACTAAGGTACAAAAGATCTGACAAAGTCAACGAGTCAACAAACCTAACAATATATTCGGTATTATTCTAACCGTTTCTTATTTCTAAAAGTAACTCAAAACACAAACGAAAAAATGCTGTTCCATTTATGTTGTGCTCCAAAACGGTACAGTTTACTGTAACCGATGCGAATCAAATCTAGTACGAATTTGGATAGTCATTTTCGATACGAGCAGTCAAACAGATTTCGTATGTGGAAACAGgaaaatttttcataaaaaaggaAAACTAAATACCATACAGGATGTAGTCTAAATGAGGGACAGCAACAATGTACTACGGAAGATTTTTGAAACTAGGAATGTAAAGAGTATGCGGACAAGTTAAAAGAGTTTGTAATGAGATGAAATGTGTCGTAAATTAAAATCAGAACATACCTCCTGAGGTGACATCATTCGGCTGTCCTTACTCGGTTGGCTCGTTACCATCGTGTTAGTCCCACTGACCGCAGCCGCCGAGGAAAATGCTTTAAACTGAGCTTGCAtctgttgctgttgttgatgCGCGGCTACATTTGCCGCTGCCACAGCTGCTGCTGCATGTTGTTGATGTTTTTCTTGCTGCTTCTGCTGCAGTAACTGCTGCGTCGCAAGACTTATTTTTTTGTGATAGTGGGGCTTCCGCGCTCGTATTTCCTCTAAGCTGAGATCTTCCGGCGGGTGAACAATTTTGGACGTAGTACCTGTTGTGGGTATTACGGCTGAAGATTTGGACGCGTCGCCTGCGGCTGCATTCGCAGCGTTGGCTGTGTTGGTGGTTGGCGGTGCACTTATCGTTGCGTTGCTACAAATTATGCGTGAATTTAATGGTGATAATAAATTGGAATGGGATGTTATCTACCTGTAAGCGGGGAAGGTCGCTTTGTTGATTGCAGGGTTCGCAGAAATTGTGGTCGCTGAGGCAGCAGCGGGGAATAGTGGCCTCGTATGCGGACCACCCATCATTGGTGGCATCATGGGCATTCCTGGAGGTACCATGTACGGCATATGGCCCATCGTTGCCATCATAGGGTTCATTCCGTACGGCTGAAGATGGGGTGGCATCATACTCGGCATCACTACACTCTGTGCAGTAGTGGCTGTGGAAGAACAGAGCGAATGTATTCGTTGAAACTAGAAATTCAAAACGTCGGGTTGGTCTCAACGGTGCGTAAAGTTGCATTCTTCTAAGTAGTTCGACACAGAGTGCCATTCATTTTTTGGAATTGACCTTCCAcatattggagggatcgaagccgTTGCTTGTTATGTGAACATCAGagacaaagacctctgtattgtcaaaAGTTCAAGTTAGCAGGaagcaacttgctgacatgtgctcactcctttcAGAGGCACGGTTGATCTTGGGAGTCTTCAGCACTCACGGTGCCGCcaggggggaacagtacgatgacaatTTGTTGATTTATTGTTGatttaacagttcggctgaaaagccgaaattggagaacctcctttcgatctgatcatagactcggcgatcgtagccaggactgccagtttcttgtcgaaaaccagcggtagaggggagacccacctgaccgcccttagcaacacgatcctgcagcgggTGGCGCACGCCAACCTCCCCCcagtggcaaaacaatcctggtttggtgcgaacgactggaggttcccaactgttctcgtcgagaacggtattAGGGACAACTTTCGAGCCAGGGCGAgctcgatcggtctgctagaatatttcaaggccatcatagcaaaaaaataccgtctccacgagatcagatactcggacggctcaaaaggaccatcgggagttggatttggggtaagcgataataataatagtctgatttccagcaagaaactcgcggacatctgccaggtcttctcggccGAAGTGGCCGGCTTCTtcgaggcaactacaacttcatcttccaaaccgttgttggtcgtctccgattcggcaagcgccattgatgccatcggtgcgaccaggtccaaacatccatgggtacaggccatcaggaagaacactttgcccgacactgtgctcatgtgggtccccggacacaacggcatcgcagggaatgaagcggccgaccagtttgccggaatcggtcacaccagaccgttcttcactcgggatgtgccgcttgacgatgtgaagttgtggatcaccaACTTATTCCGCACCTTTTGGAGGTGGTTTGCAGAGAGggggcagttcctcagaaaagtcaagggcacgattgtcaggtttgacgatgttaaaggaatgagagaacaacgaatcctgtccagattgaggaccggtcactgctcggtctcacacggattcaatagaggacccttccatctactctgcgacctctgccaaatccacaactccgtcgagcacttcttgtgtggttgcccgaaattcgATGATCTACGAAACCtgcatggaatcagcgggagtgtaaggGACATCTTGAaggacgatccagcaagagtagcagcgcttgtctgctacctaaaagatgccgaactcttttttaagatctagcgtctgaacaatggatcagtcaagaagatctttgttccttcccctccacgatgaaggggaataagaacacgccggcatcttcaacggcacggcttcctctccactggcctggagccatggtccgaggacatccatgccatctggtccaacaagcaaacagcaagttctttGTTAAGTCATGTCTCGCAAAAAGATTtatatgtgtttaatttttacgtccaatttttatgtgataattttatgtgcaatctgttcccaacgaaaccttgcggcaatgccgtcgataaagaggcgaaccagcccaggaggctgaaaaactctcaaataaagaataaaaaaaatgaaaagttcatgaggttgacgtctagatggcgcctcttgcaaaaatctgcttgactatcacaaagcaccatctttcaatggatacgtgtcaaaattcgacagtaatcgttcgattggttcgtgagttacagcattgagagtgaagcaacttttgttatgttaaaaaattggaaaaatcacaaatcaatgaaaacgatggcataattgcataaattgggcttcgaattgcttccgcatccaccgtattctccagatatggccctcagcgactattttctgttcacagaatgatgaagtgattaccgaatcTGAggtctattttggaaaaaaccgaaagagtactataaaaatggtatcgaaaagttgcaatatCGCTATAATCGtcgtatcgccctcgaaggcaattgtgttgaataataaaattaaattttgcaaaaaaatagttttactgtgttaccttataaactttccaCCCGAACTGTTATGACCTTTGTAGCAGCTTtctaaggcaagtctgatactagagcacattcatTCGATATGAAGACTTGTTAaagtagttttcattccaaaaacGGAGAAACGCGACAAATCACTTCCAAAGGCGTTCAGACCAATtaatttatcatcaatactgctgaaaactatggagaaagtattacagtaatcgttcgctaactggttctggtttaactggtctgctttttaactgggcgaacgttaactggtccttggaccagttaaaagcaggggttagacatcaattgagtataggctacccaaaaccaaaatcaatatggcgtcatttgtttaccaacatatcatttgcgagaattgaaatcgttgaaatcacggggATAGTatactttatttctaactgcatgagcgattttcatatttcggtttcacatggaggttttCACATTCAACATGGAGTCACTACAacaagttagccactattcgactatataaccggaccgagttgtaaaccacagtaattgatagaaccaaaatgtcagtgaaccgcagcaatattgggtacactggcaatatgagggatttgacgttttagtcatacccctggttaaaagcagaatttcgtaaacaatcgacgccatattcaaatggaatatttgctgtgaggggcattcgaatttaatttgaaatgtaatgaaacttgacattattttcgcatgacaaaaacattgattaaattacagaaaaat from Toxorhynchites rutilus septentrionalis strain SRP chromosome 3, ASM2978413v1, whole genome shotgun sequence encodes:
- the LOC129780023 gene encoding BUB3-interacting and GLEBS motif-containing protein ZNF207 isoform X2, producing MGRKKKKASKPWCWYCNREFDDEKILVQHQKAKHFKCHICHKKLYTGPGLSIHCMQVHKESIDKVPNSLPNRSNIEIEIYGMEGIPPEDIREHEKQKNGGTRSDSDDDEPAGKKVKQEATTAQSVVMPSMMPPHLQPYGMNPMMATMGHMPYMVPPGMPMMPPMMGGPHTRPLFPAAASATTISANPAINKATFPAYSNATISAPPTTNTANAANAAAGDASKSSAVIPTTGTTSKIVHPPEDLSLEEIRARKPHYHKKISLATQQLLQQKQQEKHQQHAAAAVAAANVAAHQQQQQMQAQFKAFSSAAAVSGTNTMVTSQPSKDSRMMSPQEVPMSLNPQMQLMSPMMRQGLAIGPPGAALIGGNMIRHGPPQMGIGPGGLITQIQAMPGMGMMFPGPPMLPMLPPRYR